A window from Sus scrofa isolate TJ Tabasco breed Duroc chromosome 2, Sscrofa11.1, whole genome shotgun sequence encodes these proteins:
- the GAL gene encoding galanin peptides preproprotein (The RefSeq protein has 1 substitution compared to this genomic sequence) — protein MPRGCALLLASLLLASALSATLGLGSPVKEKRGWTLNSAGYLLGPHAIDNHRSFHDKYGLAGKRELEPEDEARPGGFDRLQSEDKAIRTIMEFLAFLHLKEAGALGRLPGLPSAASSEDAGQS, from the exons ATGCCCAGAGGCTGCGCCCTCCTGCTGGCCTCCCTACTCCTCGCTGCGGCCCTTTCAGCCACCCTGGGGCTCGGGTCACCG GTGAAGGAAAAGAGAGGCTGGACTCTGAACAGCGCTGGCTACCTTCTTGGGCCAC ATGCCATCGACAACCACAGATCATTCCACGACAAGTATGGCCTTGCTGGCAAGCGGGAACTCGAACCCGAAGACGAAGCCAGGCCGG GAGGCTTTGACCGGCTGCAGTCAGAGGACAAAGCCATACGCACGATAATGGAGTTTCTGGCTTTCTTGCATCTCAAAG AGGCGGGGGCCCTGGGGCGCCTGCCCGGCCTCCCCTCGGCAGCATCCTCAGAAGACGCGGGACAGTCCTGA